One segment of Vibrio mimicus DNA contains the following:
- a CDS encoding class I adenylate cyclase, translating into MQAYTQTLIHRLDKLNRQRIERALALMDLQSQRVFHLIPTLFQFNHPQLPGYFSVDTPFGIHLFEANDIQQQFIDDAQLTIGVSLTQSANPAILGLYTMGSTSSIGQSTSSDLDIWVCVSASMSCEARENLSNKCLLITDWAKSQGVEANFFIMNEERFRHNHSEALSGENCGSSQHLLLLDEFYRSAVRLAGKRLLWQIVPPEMEECYDEYVRELCSNGFLNCNEWIDFGKLNRIPAEEYFGANLWQLYKSIDSPYKSVLKAILLEAYSWEYPHTQLLSIDSKRRFFADEPDLYGMDSYYLMLEKVTRYLERIGDTTRLELVRRCFYLKTHEKLSRDPGIGSMPWRREALRELTSEWQWGADLITELDNRRHWKVEQVKVVHHALLDALMLSYRNLIQFARRNDITSAISPQDISILARKLYAAFEVLPGKVTLLNPQISPDLHEPDLSFIEVCAGRTNKPGWYLYKQPLQAPRLIGQPYLEHNEYLSKLVAWAFFNGLITESTRLQAVVREAQLDIDKFYQMVSDLRNTFSLRKRRPTMQALANPCEISQLAMFINFEHDPTSELSGKALKVDLKNIDIFSFGAEQKCLVGSVDLVYRNSWQEVRTLHFEGQTAMLDALKTVLGKMHQDALPPESVDVFCYSKNLRGVMRNLVYQLLAECIDLRLKPMEQEKRRRFKALRMGDQMYGLFFERRGVSVQKLENSVDFYRSISTNKLKGSPLLMLDRDQDYPLPAVVDSFASEGLVQFFFEDTEKGFNIYVLDEANRVEVYHQFNGEKDEMIASVNSFYTSILDDSNKLATKSINFNLPQYYQIIHPEEGETYVVPYRNDSAVYSRPSQVVNA; encoded by the coding sequence TTGCAGGCTTATACTCAAACCTTAATTCATAGACTTGATAAGTTAAACCGGCAACGCATTGAGCGTGCGCTGGCTCTTATGGATTTGCAAAGCCAACGCGTTTTCCATTTAATTCCTACCCTGTTCCAATTTAATCATCCCCAGCTCCCCGGTTATTTTTCTGTCGATACGCCTTTCGGCATCCATCTCTTTGAAGCCAATGACATTCAGCAGCAATTTATCGATGATGCTCAATTAACCATCGGTGTATCGTTAACTCAATCAGCGAATCCGGCGATTCTTGGCTTATATACGATGGGGAGTACCTCATCGATCGGTCAAAGCACGTCCAGTGATCTGGATATTTGGGTGTGCGTGTCTGCCTCCATGAGTTGTGAAGCGCGTGAGAATCTCTCCAATAAATGTCTGCTGATCACCGATTGGGCGAAAAGTCAGGGCGTGGAAGCTAACTTCTTCATCATGAACGAAGAGCGTTTCCGCCATAATCATTCGGAAGCGTTAAGCGGTGAGAACTGTGGTTCATCGCAGCATTTGTTGTTGTTGGATGAGTTTTATCGCTCTGCGGTGCGTTTGGCGGGCAAGCGTCTGCTGTGGCAAATCGTGCCGCCTGAAATGGAAGAGTGCTACGACGAATATGTTCGCGAGCTCTGTTCAAATGGCTTTTTGAACTGCAATGAATGGATCGATTTTGGTAAGTTGAACCGCATTCCTGCTGAAGAATACTTCGGCGCGAATTTGTGGCAGCTGTATAAAAGTATCGACTCACCTTATAAGTCGGTACTAAAAGCGATCCTGCTCGAAGCCTATTCGTGGGAGTACCCACACACTCAACTATTAAGTATTGATAGTAAACGCCGTTTCTTTGCCGATGAGCCAGACTTGTATGGGATGGATTCCTACTATCTCATGCTCGAAAAAGTGACCCGTTATTTAGAACGCATTGGTGACACGACTCGCTTAGAGTTGGTGCGTCGCTGTTTCTATCTCAAAACCCATGAAAAACTGTCTCGTGATCCGGGGATTGGTTCGATGCCTTGGCGTCGCGAAGCTTTGCGTGAGCTGACTAGCGAGTGGCAATGGGGCGCGGACTTGATTACTGAGCTGGATAATCGTCGTCACTGGAAAGTGGAACAGGTGAAAGTGGTACACCATGCACTGCTCGATGCACTCATGCTCAGTTACCGTAACCTGATTCAGTTTGCACGCCGCAATGACATCACTTCGGCTATCAGCCCGCAAGATATCTCGATTCTGGCCCGTAAGCTCTATGCTGCGTTTGAAGTGTTGCCGGGTAAAGTCACTTTGCTGAACCCGCAAATTTCACCTGATTTGCATGAGCCAGATTTAAGTTTTATTGAGGTTTGTGCTGGTCGCACCAATAAGCCAGGTTGGTATTTGTATAAACAACCCCTACAAGCTCCGCGCTTGATTGGTCAACCATACCTTGAGCACAATGAATACTTGAGTAAGTTGGTGGCTTGGGCGTTTTTTAATGGCCTAATCACCGAATCCACGCGTTTGCAAGCCGTGGTGCGTGAAGCTCAGTTGGATATTGACAAGTTCTATCAGATGGTGAGCGATCTGCGTAACACCTTCTCATTGCGCAAGCGTCGTCCAACTATGCAAGCACTGGCGAATCCTTGTGAAATTAGCCAACTCGCTATGTTCATTAACTTTGAACATGACCCAACCAGTGAACTCAGTGGTAAAGCGCTGAAGGTTGATCTGAAAAACATCGATATTTTCAGCTTCGGTGCAGAACAAAAATGTTTAGTCGGCAGTGTCGATTTAGTGTATCGCAACTCGTGGCAGGAAGTGCGTACCCTGCATTTTGAAGGCCAGACTGCCATGCTGGATGCCTTGAAAACTGTGCTCGGAAAAATGCATCAGGACGCGTTGCCTCCGGAATCAGTAGACGTGTTCTGCTACAGCAAAAACTTGCGTGGTGTGATGCGTAACTTGGTCTATCAACTGCTGGCCGAGTGCATTGATTTACGTCTCAAGCCGATGGAGCAAGAGAAGCGTCGCCGTTTTAAAGCGCTGCGTATGGGCGATCAAATGTATGGATTGTTCTTTGAACGCCGTGGAGTTTCGGTTCAAAAATTGGAAAACTCGGTCGATTTTTATCGCAGCATCTCGACCAATAAGCTGAAAGGCTCCCCTTTGCTGATGCTCGATCGCGATCAGGATTATCCTTTGCCTGCAGTGGTGGATAGTTTTGCCAGCGAAGGTTTGGTGCAGTTCTTCTTTGAAGATACCGAGAAAGGTTTCAACATCTATGTGCTGGATGAAGCCAACCGCGTTGAAGTGTATCACCAGTTTAACGGTGAAAAAGA